One window of the Triticum dicoccoides isolate Atlit2015 ecotype Zavitan chromosome 3B, WEW_v2.0, whole genome shotgun sequence genome contains the following:
- the LOC119277453 gene encoding sorting nexin 2A-like, with product MMAAESPATVNHPADQHLETLALDSSSAASAAASTDPLLHPPPSPSPPSARAAAANGDPFVEENGEDESPPILPTPDSPVVSREPSPLSYQITVTDPKKHDEAATGAAGVIPGSGSYFSYLVTTRTADGSEFRVRRRFRDVVTLADRLAATHRGLFVPARPDKSIVEGQVMQRHEFVNQRCVAVQRYLCRIAAHPTVARSDDFRTFLTDPSGIPTSEGESPRFNPSITAASPTAVTTPTTPTKGGRDFFGMFKDLKQTVANGLMAVRPPPVEEETDAKFLFHKAKLEQLEQQLAATSQQAEAFAKAHEDFRTTTAHLGMTFVKLAKFEKDQSTCSSHRTRAVNINNFANAVVKVSRSQTKLDAEIVKHLDTIHKYLETMTSVHNAFTDRSNALLHIQSLSSDLFALHNRVAKLESVSSRGIDQERTRYQKVEELKETIRTSEDAKSHARKEYELIKENNMNEIKRFNKEIRQDLVEMMKGFVTSQVEQSDNIASIWAKLAEDTKGYAERRS from the exons atgatggccgccgagtcccCGGCGACGGTGAACCACCCCGCTGACCAACACCTCGAGACCCTCGCCCTCGATTCCTCATCTGCCGCATCGGCCGCTGCTTCTACCGACCCTCTGCTCCACCCTCCTCCCTCCCCTTCGCCCCCCTCCGCTCGCGCCGCAGCCGCGAACGGCGACCCGTTCGTCGAAGAGAACGGCGAGGATGAATCCCCTCCGATCCTCCCCACCCCCGACTCCCCGGTCGTTTCCCGCGAGCCGTCACCGTTGTCCTACCAGATCACCGTTACCGACCCCAAGAAGCACGATGAGGCCGCCACCGGAGCGGCGGGCGTCATCCCTGGCTCCGGCAGCTACTTCTCCTACCTCGTCACCACCCGGACCGCCGACGGCAGCGAGTTCCGCGTGCGGCGGCGCTTCCGCGACGTGGTGACCCTCGCCGACCGCCTCGCGGCCACCCACCGCGGCCTCTTCGTCCCGGCGCGCCCCGACAAGAGCATCGTGGAAGGGCAGGTCATGCAGCGGCATGAATTCGTGAACCAGCGCTGCGTCGCGGTCCAGCGCTACCTCTGCCGCATCGCCGCGCACCCCACCGTTGCCCGGAGCGATGACTTCCGTACCTTCCTCACTGATCCTAGCGGTATCCCGACCTCCGAGGGCGAGTCGCCCAGGTTCAACCCCTCGATTACTGCCGCCTCGCCGACGGCTGTTACCACACCAACGACGCCTACAAAGGGCGGGCGAGACTTTTTTGGTATGTTCAAGGACCTGAAGCAGACGGTTGCGAATGGGTTGATGGCGGTGAGACCGCCTCCAGTGGAGGAGGAGACTGACGCAAAGTTCCTCTTCCACAAGGCCAAGCTCGAGCAACTGGAGCAGCAACTCGCAGCGACATCTCAGCAG GCAGAGGCGTTTGCTAAAGCTCATGAGGATTTTAGAACAACTACAGCTCACTTGGGAATGACATTCGTTAAGCTGGCAAAGTTTGAAAAGGACCAATCTACATGCAGTTCTCACAGAACTCGAGCTGTTAATATTAACAATTTTGCAAATGCTGTTGTCAAAGTCAGCAGGTCTCAGACAAAACTGGATGCTGAAATTGTGAAACATCTG GACACTATCCATAAATACCTGGAGACGATGACTTCTGTTCACAATGCATTTACTGATCGCTCTAATGCTTTGCTTCATATCCAAAGTCTATCATCTGACTTATTTGCTTTGCACAACCGGGTGGCGAAACTTGAATCTGTGTCATCAAGAGGAATAGATCAGGAGAGGACGAGGTATCAGAAGGTTGAAGAACTGaaagaaacaataagaacatcagaaGACGCGAAAAGTCATGCACGCAAAGAGTATGAACTTATCAAG GAAAACAACATGAATGAAATTAAGAGATTTAATAAAGAGATACGccaggatttggtggagatgatgAAAGGCTTTGTAACAAGTCAG GTTGAACAGTCAGATAATATTGCTAGTATATGGGCAAAGTTAGCAGAAGACACAAAAGGATATGCAGAAAGGCGCAGCTGA